One stretch of Rhinolophus ferrumequinum isolate MPI-CBG mRhiFer1 chromosome 5, mRhiFer1_v1.p, whole genome shotgun sequence DNA includes these proteins:
- the CPLX1 gene encoding complexin-1 has protein sequence MEFVMKQALGGATKDMGKMLGGDEEKDPDAAKKEEERQEALRQEEEERKAKYAKMEAEREAMRQGIRDKYGIKKKEEREAEAQAAMEANAEGSLTRPKKAIPPGCGDEPEEEDESILDTVIKYLPGPLQDMFKK, from the exons GGGCCACCAAGGACATGGGGAAGATGCTTGGGGGCGACGAGGAGAAGGACCCTGACGCGGCCAAGAAGGAGGAGGAGCGCCAGGAGGCgctgaggcaggaggaggaggagcgcAAGGCCAAGTACGCCAAGATGGAGGCGGAGCGCGAGGCCATGCGTCAGGGCATCCGCGACAAG TACGGCATCAAGAAGAAGGAGGAGCGCGAAGCCGAGGCCCAGGCCGCCATGGAGGCCAACGCGGAGGGCAGCCTGACACGGCCCAAGAAGGCCATCCCGCCGGGCTGCGGAGACGAGCCGGAGGAGGAGGACGAGAGCATCTTGGACACGGTCATCAAGTACCTGCCCGGGCCGCTGCAGGACATGTTCAAGAAGTAA